From Montipora foliosa isolate CH-2021 chromosome 6, ASM3666993v2, whole genome shotgun sequence, a single genomic window includes:
- the LOC138006120 gene encoding histamine H2 receptor-like: protein MSSPDQNTSSSDNVSSTIASSSAMHPALDKFFSVLGISICIIGFFANLSVVLAFLTHRRLRTKVNAFLVSLAFSGLLLTGVSMPLEMEWHIRSEFIHSVIVCDLLYTNNFLTITSSSLNLLLISIYRYLSIAFPFFMKRVVSFHVLLSLVLVWFYSGLTASLPLLGWRSSPSNVSGTCDYSFEHEFILFILVTNWLLPAVLVFFFYGLIFRIARIQAIKIVRNKVLSEHEKIRSPLFKGAKTLAKIAAVYLICWFPYVIQVLLFMSGLITTSAVPKEVHYTFVFLCYMSAVINPFLYAGLCKDFREVFRKARNQLTVKFRCLCEWPRRFVSARRSDSKKASTRSREPLGSSSVYHQQTDD, encoded by the exons ATGTCTTCTCCGGATCAAAATACATCGAGCAGTGACAACGTAAGCAGCACCATAGCTTCTTCTTCGGCCATGCATCCTGCCCTGGATAAATTCTTTTCCGTTTTGGGAATTTCGATTTGCATTATCGGCTTCTTTGCTAACCTGTCCGTTGTGTTGGCCTTTCTAACTCATCGCCGTTTGAGAACCAAAGTCAATGCCTTTCTGGTGAGCCTAGCATTTTCGGGTCTCCTCCTTACAGGTGTATCTATGCCGCTGGAGATGGAATGGCATATTCGTTCAGAATTTATTCACAGTGTCATCGTCTGCGATCTACTTTACACGAATAATTTCCTAACCATAACTTCATCATCGCTCAACCTGCTCCTAATCAGTATTTATCGCTACCTATCTATTGCTTTCCCTTTCTTTATGAAGAGGGTTGTATCGTTTCATGTTCTCCTATCCTTGGTCTTGGTTTGGTTTTATTCTGGTCTGACGGCATCTTTACCACTTCTGGGCTGGCGGAGCTCTCCTTCAAACGTATCCGGAACCTGCGACTATTCCTTTGAACACGAATTTATTTTGTTCATCCTCGTCACAAACTGGTTGTTACCGGCTGTACTTGTTTTCTTCTTCTATGGATTGATCTTCAGGATTGCTCGCATTCAAGCTATCAAGATTGTGAGGAATAAGGTACTATCAGagcatgaaaaaattcgcagTCCACTTTTCAAAGGCGCTAAAACGCTGGCTAAGATTGCGGCTGTGTATTTAATATGCTGGTTTCCGTATGTGATCCAAGTTCTGTTGTTCATGTCTGGCTTGATCACAACGAGCGCGGTGCCTAAAGAAGTTCACTACACGTTTGTGTTTCTCTGCTACATGAGCGCAGTCATCAACCCTTTTTTATACGCGGGACTTTGCAAGGATTTTCGCGAAGTATTCCGAAAGGCCAGGAACCAGCTAACCGTGAAGTTTCGATGCCTCTGCGAATGGCCTCGTCGCTTTGTCTCGGCCCGTCGCAGTGACTCTAAAAAGGCGTCGACACGTTCGCGAGAGCCATTGGGGAGTTCGTCTGTTTATCATCAGCAAACTG ATGATTGA
- the LOC138008057 gene encoding large ribosomal subunit protein uL1-like: MSKLNRDTLFECCNAVLQGAKDKKRNFVETIELQISLKNYDPQKDKRFSGTVKLKNIPRPKLKVCVLGDASHCDEAKANEIPCMDADSLKKLNKNKKLVKKLAKKYDAFLASDSLIRQIPRILGPGLNKAGKFPTALSHNENMVHKVQEVRSTIKFQMKKVLCLAVAVGHVQMTHDELVANVYLAVNFLVSLLKKNWQNVRALYIKSTMGKPQRLY; the protein is encoded by the exons ATGAG TAAGCTCAATCGTGACACCCTGTTTGAGTGCTGCAACGCTGTCCTACAAGGAGCCAAGGACAAGAAAAGAAACTTCGTGGAAACCATTGAGCTGCAGATCAGTTTAAAGAATTACGATCCTCAAAAAGATAAGCGTTTCAGTGGTACTGTGAAGCTTAAGAATATACCACGACCTAAACTCAAGGTTTGTGTTCTCGGTGATGCATCTCACTGCGATGAGGCCAAAGCAAATGAGATTCCATGTATGGATGCGGATTCTTTGAAgaaactaaacaagaacaaaaaactgGTCAAGAAGCTTG ctaAGAAGTATGATGCTTTTTTGGCATCTGACAGTCTGATCAGGCAGATTCCACGTATCCTGGGTCCTGGTTTGAACAAGGCAGGAAAGTTCCCCACGGCACTGTCACACAATGAGAACATGGTGCACAAAGTTCAGGAAGTGCGCTCTACAATCAAGTTCCAGATGAAGAAG GTTCTGTGCCTTGCTGTGGCTGTCGGTCATGTTCAAATGACCCACGACGAGCTGGTTGCAAATGTTTACCTTGCAGTCAATTTTTTGGTTTCCCTCTTGAAGAAGAACTGGCAGAATGTGCGAGCTCTTTACATTAAGAGCACTATGGGCAAGCCACAGCGTTTGTATTAG
- the LOC138008858 gene encoding 52 kDa repressor of the inhibitor of the protein kinase-like has protein sequence MSQITDYFSKKVFSVETRARDEDGERENADRLSGLEEVVSNDSPAAKRPRSSVESQSSPEIEDTTTDADSSILLKNSTEHVNDLGLYYTKAQSLSDDRKLELLKNSWTPPRAYNFPKTQFYGKNRAFSFEWLTQFPWLVYSAAQDGAFCRFCVLFGHLTGKNSDRLDKLYKSPIKNWVSASTKFKEHQLNSEFHKAAAGCAEDFLRVQEGKMLSISEQLSDIHRNTVELNRQKLRSIIKTVVLCGKQNMALRGHRDDSSHLDESSGNPGNFQALLNFRVEAGDKVLANHFANGPRNATYRSKRIQNEIIEVLGTYIQDKIVAEINEAGAFSLLADEASDSSNKEQLPLVLRFVDKERNVREEFVGFYECEDGITGQAIATLIIKAVQELGLSMDFCKGQCYDGAGNMSGPCNGAAAIVRRQYPKAIYTHCMAHRLNLSVVSACKMQNVRNMFDTVGEVTRSFEYSPKKEALLVQKVKDVCPESRRHKLLDVCKTRWIQRIDGLEVFLELYEAIVATLETIKANADRSWNADSTKKAVSHYHAIANFDFVVTLTVCQAVLAFTKGLTVKMQGTSTDILGVFSDIKDVVKTLSSLRQKVEENHAKWFQKACQIAEKLDITVQKPRTCQVQRNRANNPAETVEDHYWRNLTIPLVDHLINELETRFGSGDQETAVQCLFAVPSMLLASKKKWRTSFDRFSTFHEDSLPSPLSLDAEMTLWQRKWERRDPSTVPATVAATLKEIDSGMYPNITECFKIFSTLPVTTCECERNVSALRRLKTYLRSTMSQTRLTGIALLHIHYNMDINFDEIIRRFARLHPRRMQLANILSD, from the exons ATGTCACAAATTACTGACTACTTTAGTAAAAAAG ttttttcagtagaAACTCGTGCTAGGGATGAAGATGGAGAAAGAGAAAATGCAGATCGATTGTCTGGACTAGAAG AGGTCGTGAGTAATGACAGTCCCGCTGCCAAGCGACCAAGGTCTTCCGTGGAAAGTCAATCGTCACCGGAGATTGAAG ACACTACAACGGATGCTGATAGCAGCATACTGTTGAAGAATTCTACTGAACACGTCAACGATTTGGGATTGTACTATACCAAAGCACAATCACTATCTGATGACCGAAAGCTAGAACTCCTGAAAAATTCTTGGACACCACCTAGAGCTTACAATTTCCCTAAAACCCAGTTCTATGGAAAGAACAGAGCATTTTCTTTTGAATGGCTTACTCAGTTTCCGTGGCTCGTCTACTCTGCGGCTCAGGATGGAGCGTTTTGCCGCTTTTGTGTTTTATTTGGACACCTAACAGGAAAAAACAGTGACCGCCTTGACAAACTATACAAGAGTCCTATAAAGAACTGGGTATCCGCAAGCACGAAGTTTAAGGAACACCAGCTTAATTCCGAATTTCACAAGGCAGCGGCTGGTTGCGCTGAAGATTTCCTTCGTGTACAGGAAGGAAAAATGCTGTCTATCTCAGAGCAGCTCAGTGATATTCATCGTAACACTGTCGAACTTAACAGACAGAAGTTACGATCTATCATTAAAACTGTTGTGCTTTGTGGTAAACAGAACATGGCATTACGAGGCCACCGCGATGACTCGTCACACCTAGACGAATCTTCAGGCAACCCAGGGAACTTTCAAGCCCTGCTTAATTTCAGAGTGGAAGCTGGAGATAAAGTCCTAGCAAATCATTTTGCCAACGGCCCAAGAAATGCAACATACCGCTCCAAGAGGATCCAGAATGAGATCATAGAAGTGTTAGGCACTTACATTCAAGACAAGATCGTCGCAGAGATTAATGAAGCAGGTGCATTTTCCCTTCTGGCGGATGAGGCAAGTGACAGCAGCAACAAGGAACAATTACCACTCGTTCTAAGGTTTGTcgacaaagaaagaaatgtcagaGAAGAATTCGTTGGATTCTATGAGTGCGAAGATGGTATCACTGGTCAAGCTATAGCCACTCTTATAATAAAGGCCGTTCAAGAACTTGGCTTGTCTATGGATTTCTGCAAGGGACAGTGTTATGATGGTGCAGGCAACATGTCAGGACCCTGTAATGGTGCAGCAGCAATTGTCAGAAGGCAATATCCAAAGGCTATATACACTCATTGTATGGCTCACCGCCTAAACCTCTCTGTTGTGAGTGCGTGCAAGATGCAGAATGTTCGAAATATGTTTGATACCGTTGGAGAGGTAACCAGATCCTTTGAGTACTCTCCGAAGAAAGAAGCTCTCCTTGTCCAGAAAGTGAAAGACGTCTGTCCCGAATCCCGCCGTCACAAGCTCCTCGATGTTTGTAAGACCCGCTGGATTCAGCGTATAGATGGTTTGGAGGTCTTCCTGGAGCTTTATGAAGCCATCGTTGCAACGCTAGAAACCATCAAAGCAAATGCAGACAGAAGTTGGAATGCAGATTCAACGAAGAAAGCAGTTAGCCATTACCACGCTATCGCAAATTTTGACTTCGTTGTTACCTTAACAGTCTGCCAAGCAGTTCTAGCGTTCACTAAGGGGCTAACAGTTAAGATGCAAGGCACATCCACTGACATACTGGGCGTTTTTAGCGACATTAAAGATGTCGTTAAAACGTTATCTTCTCTGCGCCAAAAGGTAGAAGAGAATCATGCAAAATGGTTTCAAAAAGCATGCCAAATTGCCGAGAAGCTGGACATCACAGTGCAAAAACCAAGAACCTGTCAGGTACAACGCAACCGTGCAAACAACCCTGCTGAAACAGTAGAAGACCACTATTGGAGAAATCTTACGATTCCCTTGGTTGACCATCTGATCAACGAGTTGGAAACTCGATTTGGCAGTGGTGACCAAGAAACAGCAGTTCAGTGCCTATTTGCTGTCCCCTCAATGCTGCTGGCATCAAAAAAAAAGTGGAGGACGTCCTTTGACCGGTTTTCTACGTTTCATGAAGATTCGTTGCCGTCCCCTTTAAGCCTAGATGCCGAGATGACTTTATGGCAAAGAAAGTGGGAACGAAGAGATCCTAGTACCGTCCCAGCAACTGTGGCAGCAACTTTAAAGGAGATCGATTCAGGAATGTATCCTAACATTACAGAGTGCTTCAAAATTTTTTCCACCCTGCCAGTCACCACATGCGAGTGCGAAAGGAATGTGTCGGCTTTGAGGCGACTAAAAACATATTTACGAAGCACGATGTCACAGACAAGATTGACAGGAATTGCCTTGCTGCACATTCATTACAACATGGACAttaactttgatgaaataattcGTAGGTTTGCAAGGCTCCATCCAAGAAGAATGCAACTTGCAAATATATTGTCCGATTGA